Within the Candidatus Dependentiae bacterium genome, the region GAAATAGTTGTTGATCGCTTGAAACGTGAGCAAAAAGTAGAACTGGTACAAGGTAAACTACAAGTAGCGTTTAAAGAAACTATCCAAAAGCTAATCGAGGTTGAAGGTAAATATATCAAGCAATCCGGTGGTAAAGGTCAGTACGGTCACGTATGGTTGAAAATGGAACCCCTACCTCGCGGTACTGGTTACCAATTTGAAAATAAAGTTGTTGGTGGATCTATTCCTCGTGAATTTATTCCTGCTGTACAAAAAGGTCTTGAAGAAGCAATTAACACAGGTGTGTTAGGTGGTTATCCTGCAGTTGATATGAAGATCAGTTTAACTGAAGGTTCATATCATGATGTCGATTCCTCTGAATTGGCGTTTAAAATGGCTGCTAGTATGGCATTTAAAGCTGGTATGGCTAAAGCTGACCCAGTGCTTTTAGAGCCTATTATGAAAGTAGAAGTTGAAACACCAGATGAGTATATGGGCGATGTAATGGGTGATTTAAGCTCACGCCGTGGTCGTATATTAGGTTCAGAGTCTAAAGTAGGTACAACTATTGTACTTGCTGAAGTACCACTTTCAGAGATGTTTGGCTATGTAACAGTGTTGCGTTCGATGACTAAAGGAAGAGCAAGTTCTACAATGGAATTTGAATGCTACCGTGAAGTGCCAAAACATGCTCAAGAATTAATTTTAAAAGCTGTATAATAAATCGTTTTAATAACTTAAGTGTTGTCCGGAGATAACGATGGCAAAAGCTATATTTGAGCGCAGTAAGCCTCATTTAAACACGGGTACTATTGGGCACGTTGACCATGGTAAAACTACATTAACCGCTGCAATTACCAAAGTTCTTGCAGACCAAAATAAAGCTTGGGCTGAAGCAAGAAGATTCGATCAAATTGATAATGCTCCAGAAGAAAAAGCACGTGGTATTACTATTGCTATTTCTCACGTAGAATATCAAACAGCTAATCGTCACTATGCACACGTAGATTGTCCTGGTCACGCTGATTATGTTAAAAACATGATTACCGGAGCAGCTCAAATGGACGGAGCTATTTTAGTGGTATCAGCTGCTGACGGTGCTATGCCTCAAACACGTGAGCATATCTTGCTTGCGAAAAACGTAGGTGTACCTGCACTTGTTGTGTTCTTAAACAAAGTAGATATGGTTGATGACACTGACATGCTTGAAATGGTTGAAGAAGAAATTCGTGAACTACTTACCAAGTATGGCTTTCCTGGTCAAGAAATACCTATCGTTCGTGGTTCAGCTGTTAAGGCTCTTAACGGTGATCAAAGTGAAATAGGCTCACAGGCTATTATGAAATTAATGGACGCTGTTGATTCTTATATTCCACAACCACTTCGCGAAATTGACAAACCATTTTTAATGGCTGTTGAGGGTGTATTCTCTATTCCTGGACGTGGTACTGTAGCTACAGGCCGTATCGAACGTGGTAGAGTTAAAGTTGGTGAAGAAGTTGAACTTGTAGGTTTTGGCGATAACAGAAAAACTACCGTAACTGGTGTTGAAATGTTCCGCAAAGAACTTACTGAAGGTCAAGCTGGTGATAACGTAGGTCTTCTTCTGCGTGGTATTAAAAAAGAAGAAATTGAACGTGGCCAATGTCTTACTAAAGTTGGTACAATTACTCCGCATAAAAAATATAAATGCGAGCTTTATGTACTCGGTAAAGATGAAGGCGGTCGTCACAGTCCGTTCTTTAATGGCTATAGACCTCAGTTCTACTTCAGAACAACAGACGTTACTGGTATCGTGACACTTCCAGAAGGTCGTGAAATGGTTATGCCTGGTGATCATGTGAGTGTAACTGTAGAGTTAATTGCTCCGATTGCTATGGAAAAAGACCAACGCTTTGCTGTTCGTGAAGGTGGAAGAACTGTAGGATCTGGTATTGTTACAGAGATTCTTGACTAATTATAGGTTGATACATGAAAAAACAGAAAATTCGTTTAACGCTCAAATCATACGATCATCAATTGTTAGACAAAGCGGTTAAGCAAATTGTATTAACTGTTAAAAGGACCGGGTCCCATATTATGGGACCTGTGCCGATGCCTAACAAACAACGTATTTTTACTGTATTGCGTTCACCGCATATTGATAAAAAATCACGTGAACAATTTGAGCTTACCACGCACAGACGTATTTTAGATATTGTTGCACCCTCAGACGCTACTATGGATGCGTTGATGAAACTAAATATTTCATCAGGGGTCGACGTTGAAATTAAGTGACAGAGAAAGGTCAGTTAAATGGTAAATGGTCTCTGGGGTAAAAAAATCGGTATGACCCAGATTTTTTCAGATGAACAAAA harbors:
- the tuf gene encoding elongation factor Tu, which encodes MAKAIFERSKPHLNTGTIGHVDHGKTTLTAAITKVLADQNKAWAEARRFDQIDNAPEEKARGITIAISHVEYQTANRHYAHVDCPGHADYVKNMITGAAQMDGAILVVSAADGAMPQTREHILLAKNVGVPALVVFLNKVDMVDDTDMLEMVEEEIRELLTKYGFPGQEIPIVRGSAVKALNGDQSEIGSQAIMKLMDAVDSYIPQPLREIDKPFLMAVEGVFSIPGRGTVATGRIERGRVKVGEEVELVGFGDNRKTTVTGVEMFRKELTEGQAGDNVGLLLRGIKKEEIERGQCLTKVGTITPHKKYKCELYVLGKDEGGRHSPFFNGYRPQFYFRTTDVTGIVTLPEGREMVMPGDHVSVTVELIAPIAMEKDQRFAVREGGRTVGSGIVTEILD
- the rpsJ gene encoding 30S ribosomal protein S10, which gives rise to MKKQKIRLTLKSYDHQLLDKAVKQIVLTVKRTGSHIMGPVPMPNKQRIFTVLRSPHIDKKSREQFELTTHRRILDIVAPSDATMDALMKLNISSGVDVEIK